In Ruania zhangjianzhongii, the following proteins share a genomic window:
- a CDS encoding RNA-binding S4 domain-containing protein codes for MATAETEDVPITGEMIRLGQLLKLTGICEDGASARILLSDDAVQVNGETETRRGRQLTPGDLLEIDLPHGERRLRVTSD; via the coding sequence ATGGCTACTGCTGAGACTGAGGACGTTCCGATCACCGGCGAGATGATCCGGCTGGGCCAGCTGCTCAAACTCACCGGGATCTGCGAAGACGGTGCGTCCGCCCGGATCCTGCTCAGTGATGACGCCGTCCAGGTCAATGGCGAGACCGAGACCCGGCGCGGCCGTCAGCTCACCCCCGGTGACCTGCTCGAGATCGACCTGCCGCACGGCGAGCGCCGGCTGCGGGTGACCAGCGACTGA
- the rpmI gene encoding 50S ribosomal protein L35 codes for MPKNKTNSGAKKRFRVTGTGKVMRQRARHVHKFQERSARQAARLANDVTVAPADQKKIKKLLGK; via the coding sequence ATGCCGAAGAACAAGACGAATTCCGGTGCCAAGAAGCGCTTCCGGGTCACCGGGACCGGGAAGGTCATGCGCCAGCGCGCACGCCACGTCCACAAGTTCCAGGAGCGTAGCGCCCGCCAGGCCGCTCGCCTCGCGAACGACGTGACGGTAGCCCCCGCCGACCAGAAGAAGATCAAGAAGCTGCTCGGCAAGTAA
- the dnaE gene encoding DNA polymerase III subunit alpha — translation MAADFVHLHVHTEYSMLDGAARLDDLFAEAQRLGQTSLAITDHGYLFGAYDFWSKARKYGIKPIIGVEAYLTPGTSRFDKTRVRWGEEGQASDDVSARGAYTHMTLLSKNNTGMHNLFRMGSLASLEGQLGKWPRMDTELLSTYAEGLIATTGCPSGEVQTRLRLGQWDEAVRAAGEMQDIFGKENYYIELMSHGLEIERRVRSGLLELSRQIGAPLLATNDLHYTKHEDAHAHEALLCVQSSSTLEEPTYDQGGKRFALSGDGYYLKSAEEMRELFAELPEACDNTLRVAEQCEVSFTEEVGRYMPHFPVPEGEDEVSTFERAVETGLNQRYPAGIPEEVRQQAEYELEVITGKGYAGYYLVVADFINWAKDHGIRVGPGRGSGAGSMAAYAMSITELDPLEHGLIFERFLNPERMSMPDFDIDFDERRRGEVIKYVSDKYGEDKVSYIVTYGSIKAKQALKDASRVLGYPFAMGEKLTKAMPPAVMGKDITLPGMFDPDDARYAEADEFRQLVASDPEANRVLETARGLEGLKRQWGVHAAGVIIANEPLLDIIPIMRREQDGAVITQVDFPAGEDLGLVKMDFLGLRNLTILDDALENIVINGKDQVRVEDLTLDDPETYALLGRGDTLGLFQLDGGGMRTLLRLMRPDNFEDISAVGALYRPGPMGANSHTNYAMRKNGQQPITPIHPELAEPLESILGTTYGLIVYQEQVMEIAQKLAGYSLGQADLLRRAMGKKKKEVLDAEYSNFEAGMKANGYSANAVKTLWEILLPFSDYAFNKAHSAAYGLVSYWTAYLKAHYGCEYMAALLTSTRDDKDKSALYLNECRRMRITVLPPDVNASAATFTPVGDDIRFGLASVRNVGHNVVAAIAQAREEKGDFTSFTDFLDKVPAVVCNKRTIESLIKAGAFDSLGHTRRALLMVHEQAVDAVIGVKRKEAEGQFDLFAGLAGDDSDGGGFTVEIPDLPEWDKKQKLAFEREMLGLYVSDHPLSGIEHVLTQAADVSIATLIADESRPDGSTVTIAGLITSLQRKMSKKGNPWAAVTIEDMEGSVEVMFFGETYLAYSTALAHDQVVVLKGRARWRDESLTLQAMEMSLPDVSVGEEAPVAVRIAEARCSEPVLTRLRDVLSTHPGITEVHLHLTAPGRSTVMRLEDGLRVERTSSLYGDLKALLGPNCLV, via the coding sequence ATGGCCGCCGACTTCGTCCACCTGCACGTGCACACCGAGTACTCCATGCTGGACGGCGCGGCCCGGTTGGACGACCTGTTCGCCGAGGCGCAGCGACTCGGCCAGACATCCCTCGCGATCACCGACCACGGGTACCTGTTCGGTGCCTACGACTTCTGGTCCAAGGCTCGCAAGTACGGCATCAAACCGATCATCGGGGTGGAGGCCTACCTCACCCCGGGCACCAGCCGGTTCGACAAGACCCGGGTGCGCTGGGGCGAGGAGGGCCAGGCCTCCGACGATGTCTCCGCCCGCGGCGCCTACACGCACATGACCCTGTTGTCGAAGAACAACACCGGGATGCACAACCTGTTCCGGATGGGCTCGCTCGCCTCGTTGGAGGGGCAGCTGGGCAAGTGGCCGCGGATGGACACCGAGTTGCTCTCCACCTACGCCGAGGGGCTGATCGCCACCACCGGCTGCCCGTCCGGGGAGGTGCAGACTCGGCTGCGGTTGGGCCAGTGGGACGAGGCGGTCCGTGCTGCCGGCGAGATGCAGGACATCTTCGGCAAGGAGAACTACTACATCGAGCTGATGAGCCACGGTCTGGAGATCGAGCGGCGGGTGCGCAGTGGCCTGCTCGAGCTGTCGCGGCAGATCGGCGCTCCGCTGCTGGCCACCAACGATCTGCACTACACCAAGCACGAGGATGCACATGCGCACGAGGCGCTGCTCTGCGTGCAGTCCTCGTCCACGCTCGAGGAACCGACCTACGACCAGGGCGGCAAGCGCTTCGCACTCTCCGGTGACGGGTACTACCTGAAGTCCGCCGAGGAGATGCGCGAGCTGTTCGCCGAGCTGCCCGAGGCCTGCGACAACACTCTGCGGGTCGCCGAGCAGTGCGAGGTCAGCTTTACCGAGGAAGTGGGCCGGTACATGCCGCACTTCCCGGTGCCGGAGGGTGAGGACGAGGTCTCCACGTTCGAACGCGCGGTGGAGACGGGGCTGAACCAGCGGTACCCGGCCGGCATACCGGAGGAGGTGCGTCAGCAGGCCGAGTACGAGCTCGAGGTGATCACCGGTAAGGGGTACGCCGGCTACTACCTGGTGGTCGCGGACTTCATCAACTGGGCCAAGGACCACGGCATCCGGGTCGGGCCGGGGCGTGGCTCCGGTGCCGGCTCGATGGCCGCGTACGCGATGAGCATCACCGAGCTCGACCCGCTCGAGCACGGGCTGATCTTCGAGCGGTTCCTCAACCCGGAGCGGATGTCGATGCCGGACTTCGACATCGACTTCGACGAGCGTCGGCGCGGTGAGGTGATCAAGTACGTCAGCGACAAGTACGGCGAGGACAAGGTGTCCTACATCGTCACCTATGGCTCGATCAAGGCCAAGCAGGCGCTGAAAGACGCCTCCCGGGTGCTCGGTTACCCGTTCGCGATGGGGGAGAAGCTCACCAAGGCGATGCCGCCGGCGGTGATGGGTAAGGACATCACCCTGCCCGGGATGTTCGACCCCGACGATGCCCGCTACGCCGAGGCCGACGAGTTCCGCCAGCTGGTTGCCAGTGACCCGGAAGCGAACCGGGTGCTGGAGACTGCGCGTGGGCTGGAGGGGCTGAAGCGGCAGTGGGGGGTGCACGCGGCCGGGGTGATCATCGCCAACGAGCCGCTGCTGGACATCATCCCGATCATGCGCCGCGAGCAGGACGGCGCAGTGATCACCCAGGTGGACTTCCCGGCCGGGGAGGATCTCGGCCTGGTGAAGATGGACTTCCTCGGGCTGCGTAACCTCACCATTCTTGACGATGCGCTGGAGAACATCGTCATCAACGGCAAGGACCAGGTCCGGGTGGAGGATCTCACCCTGGACGACCCGGAGACGTATGCCCTGCTCGGCCGGGGCGACACGCTCGGCCTGTTCCAGCTCGACGGTGGCGGGATGCGGACGCTGCTGCGGCTGATGCGCCCGGACAACTTCGAGGACATCTCCGCCGTCGGTGCGCTCTACCGGCCCGGCCCGATGGGCGCCAACTCGCACACCAACTACGCGATGCGCAAGAACGGCCAGCAGCCGATCACTCCGATCCATCCCGAGCTGGCCGAACCGCTCGAGTCGATCCTCGGCACCACCTACGGCCTGATCGTCTATCAGGAGCAGGTGATGGAGATCGCGCAGAAGCTGGCCGGCTACAGCCTGGGCCAGGCCGACCTGCTCCGCCGCGCGATGGGCAAGAAGAAGAAGGAGGTGCTCGACGCCGAGTACTCCAACTTCGAAGCCGGGATGAAGGCGAACGGCTACTCCGCGAACGCTGTAAAGACGCTGTGGGAGATCCTCCTGCCGTTCTCCGACTACGCCTTCAACAAGGCACACTCGGCCGCCTACGGGCTGGTCTCCTACTGGACCGCCTACCTCAAGGCCCACTATGGCTGCGAGTACATGGCCGCCCTGCTCACCTCCACCCGGGATGACAAGGACAAGTCCGCGCTGTACCTGAACGAGTGCCGCCGGATGCGGATCACGGTGCTCCCACCGGATGTGAACGCGTCGGCGGCCACGTTCACCCCGGTGGGCGATGACATCCGGTTCGGCCTCGCGTCGGTGCGCAACGTGGGACACAACGTGGTCGCTGCGATCGCCCAGGCCCGGGAGGAGAAGGGCGATTTCACCTCGTTCACCGACTTCCTGGACAAGGTGCCCGCAGTGGTCTGCAATAAGCGCACCATCGAGTCGCTGATCAAAGCCGGTGCCTTCGACTCGTTGGGGCACACCCGCCGGGCGCTGCTGATGGTGCACGAGCAGGCGGTGGACGCGGTGATCGGCGTCAAGCGCAAGGAGGCGGAAGGTCAGTTCGACCTGTTCGCCGGGCTCGCTGGGGACGACTCCGACGGCGGCGGGTTCACCGTGGAGATCCCGGATCTGCCGGAGTGGGACAAGAAGCAGAAGCTGGCGTTCGAGCGGGAGATGCTCGGCCTGTACGTCTCCGACCACCCGTTGTCCGGGATCGAGCACGTGCTCACCCAGGCCGCCGACGTCTCGATCGCCACGCTGATCGCCGACGAGTCCCGCCCGGACGGGTCCACGGTGACCATCGCCGGGCTGATCACCTCACTGCAGCGGAAGATGTCCAAGAAGGGCAACCCGTGGGCCGCCGTGACCATTGAGGACATGGAGGGCTCGGTCGAGGTGATGTTCTTCGGCGAGACCTACCTCGCTTACAGCACAGCCCTCGCGCACGACCAGGTGGTGGTGCTCAAGGGCCGGGCGCGCTGGCGGGACGAGTCGCTCACCCTGCAGGCGATGGAGATGAGCCTGCCGGACGTGAGCGTGGGCGAGGAAGCACCGGTGGCGGTGCGGATCGCCGAGGCGCGATGCAGCGAACCGGTGCTGACCCGGCTGCGGGACGTGCTGAGCACGCACCCCGGGATCACCGAGGTACACCTGCATCTGACCGCACCGGGCCGGTCCACAGTGATGCGGCTGGAGGACGGTCTGCGGGTGGAACGCACTTCCTCGCTCTACGGGGACCTGAAAGCACTGCTGGGCCCGAACTGCCTGGTGTGA
- a CDS encoding SseB family protein — translation MSPAPEQLPDGRPLPRGEGRSLPPTPMFAGDDGSTDPLLARALAAGDGIERLQAVVAALATARVLVPVVSYVEERAEPAEHEIHGTTVELAGEKSASAAMVTLATPDGRAAIPVFSGMDALRAWRADARPIPAEGVRAALAAVSDADGLLVLDPGGPVTVPVPRPAVWALAQQRSWVPAAQDPAVAEAIGRTLAAVPGVSGSTVQPGADAELRIVLHLPPGLTREQVQQIVQHAGEALAAEEMVAERVDSLQFQVRSA, via the coding sequence ATGAGTCCGGCCCCCGAGCAGCTCCCGGACGGGCGGCCGCTGCCGCGCGGTGAAGGCAGGTCACTACCGCCGACCCCGATGTTCGCTGGTGACGACGGGTCCACGGATCCTCTTCTGGCGCGGGCGCTTGCGGCTGGTGACGGCATCGAACGGCTGCAGGCCGTGGTGGCTGCCCTGGCCACCGCCCGGGTGCTGGTGCCCGTGGTCTCCTACGTGGAGGAGCGCGCGGAGCCCGCCGAGCATGAGATCCATGGCACCACGGTGGAGCTGGCGGGGGAGAAGAGCGCTTCGGCGGCGATGGTGACGCTGGCCACCCCGGACGGGCGCGCCGCGATCCCGGTGTTCTCCGGGATGGACGCCCTGCGGGCCTGGCGCGCCGATGCCCGCCCGATCCCGGCCGAGGGAGTGCGCGCGGCGCTGGCCGCCGTTTCCGACGCCGACGGTCTGCTGGTACTCGATCCCGGCGGGCCGGTGACCGTGCCGGTACCGCGCCCGGCGGTGTGGGCGTTGGCGCAGCAGCGGTCCTGGGTACCAGCGGCCCAGGACCCAGCCGTGGCCGAGGCGATCGGACGCACCCTTGCCGCCGTGCCCGGTGTGTCCGGCAGCACCGTGCAGCCGGGTGCGGACGCGGAGCTGCGGATCGTGCTGCACCTGCCACCGGGGCTGACCCGGGAACAGGTGCAGCAGATCGTGCAGCACGCGGGGGAGGCGCTCGCGGCCGAGGAGATGGTTGCGGAGCGGGTGGACTCGCTACAGTTCCAGGTCCGTTCGGCGTGA
- the priA gene encoding bifunctional 1-(5-phosphoribosyl)-5-((5-phosphoribosylamino)methylideneamino)imidazole-4-carboxamide isomerase/phosphoribosylanthranilate isomerase PriA has protein sequence MTNLQLLPAVDVADGQAVQLVQGVAGSERHYGDPKDAALRWQSDGAEWVHLVDLDAAFGRGSNAELLAEVVGVLDVQVELSGGIRDDASLERALATGCRRVNLGTAALENPEWTSRAIAEHGDRIAVGLDVRGTKLAARGWTREGGDLWEALERLDADGCARYVVTDVQKDGMMRGPNTDLLQQVCARTTAPVIASGGISTLDDLEALRAIVAEGVEGAIIGSALYAGAFTLPEALAVAGRR, from the coding sequence GTGACCAATCTGCAACTGCTTCCTGCCGTGGACGTGGCCGACGGCCAGGCCGTCCAGCTCGTCCAAGGCGTCGCCGGATCGGAACGGCACTACGGCGACCCGAAGGACGCGGCGCTGCGGTGGCAGAGCGATGGTGCCGAATGGGTGCACCTGGTGGACCTGGACGCCGCCTTCGGGCGCGGATCGAATGCCGAGCTGCTCGCGGAGGTGGTGGGCGTGCTGGATGTGCAGGTGGAGCTCTCCGGCGGGATCCGGGACGACGCCTCGCTGGAGCGGGCACTGGCCACCGGCTGCCGTCGGGTGAATCTCGGTACCGCCGCTCTGGAGAACCCGGAGTGGACCTCCCGGGCCATCGCTGAGCACGGTGACCGGATCGCCGTCGGACTGGACGTGCGCGGGACGAAGCTGGCCGCCCGCGGCTGGACGCGGGAGGGCGGCGACCTCTGGGAGGCACTGGAGCGGCTGGACGCCGACGGCTGCGCCCGGTACGTGGTCACCGACGTGCAGAAGGACGGGATGATGCGCGGCCCGAACACCGACCTGCTGCAGCAGGTGTGCGCACGCACCACGGCGCCGGTGATCGCCTCCGGTGGCATCTCTACTCTGGACGACCTGGAGGCACTGCGGGCGATCGTGGCCGAGGGCGTCGAAGGCGCGATCATCGGCAGCGCGCTGTATGCCGGCGCGTTCACGCTGCCCGAGGCGCTGGCGGTCGCCGGCCGGCGATGA
- the rplT gene encoding 50S ribosomal protein L20: MARVKRAVNAHKKRRTTLERASGYRGQRSRLYRKAKEQVTHSFTYSYRDRRARKGDFRRLWIQRINAAARAQGMTYNRFVQGLRAADIEVDRRMLAELAVNDQAAFNALIELAKKALPEDVNAPKDPAA; the protein is encoded by the coding sequence GTGGCACGCGTCAAGCGGGCGGTCAACGCCCATAAGAAGCGCCGGACGACCCTCGAGCGCGCCAGCGGTTACCGCGGCCAGCGCTCCCGGCTGTACCGCAAGGCCAAGGAGCAGGTGACGCACTCGTTCACCTATTCCTACCGCGACCGCCGGGCCCGCAAGGGTGATTTCCGCCGGCTGTGGATCCAGCGGATCAACGCTGCGGCCCGCGCCCAGGGGATGACCTACAACCGATTCGTCCAGGGCCTGCGCGCCGCGGACATCGAGGTCGACCGCCGGATGCTCGCCGAGCTCGCCGTGAACGACCAGGCCGCGTTCAACGCCCTGATCGAGTTGGCGAAGAAGGCTCTGCCGGAGGACGTGAACGCCCCGAAGGACCCGGCTGCCTGA
- a CDS encoding PspC domain-containing protein, whose product MRSFFDSLRRLNFRRGPARIVGGICGGLAASANASVTLVRVLVLVSFLLPFIGVGAYLVVWLLTPWQDGSIPLERFLDRSNRPPQA is encoded by the coding sequence ATGAGGTCCTTCTTCGACTCCCTCCGCCGCCTGAACTTCCGCCGTGGCCCCGCCCGTATCGTCGGCGGCATCTGCGGGGGACTGGCCGCGTCCGCGAACGCCAGCGTCACCCTGGTACGGGTCCTGGTGCTCGTCTCTTTCCTGCTGCCTTTCATCGGAGTGGGCGCCTACCTGGTGGTCTGGCTCCTCACCCCGTGGCAGGACGGCTCGATCCCGCTGGAGCGGTTCCTGGACCGGTCCAACCGGCCGCCGCAGGCCTGA
- the hisB gene encoding imidazoleglycerol-phosphate dehydratase HisB, translating into MSQPTSEQPAARRARVERSTSESTVTVELNLDGTGTVDVATTVPFYDHMLTALGKHSLIDLTVRASGDTEIDVHHTVEDTAICIGQALREALGDKAGIARFGDALVPLDETLARAVVDISGRPYLVHEGEPAGQEYHLIGGHFTGALTRHVFESIAFHAGICLHVHLLSGRDPHHIAEAQFKALARALRAAVARDPRVSGVPSTKGAL; encoded by the coding sequence GTGAGCCAGCCGACGTCAGAACAGCCAGCCGCCCGCAGGGCACGGGTGGAACGCAGCACGTCCGAATCCACTGTGACGGTGGAGCTGAACCTGGACGGTACCGGAACGGTGGACGTGGCCACCACAGTGCCGTTCTACGACCACATGCTCACCGCCCTGGGCAAGCACTCGCTGATCGACCTGACGGTGCGGGCCAGCGGCGATACCGAGATCGATGTGCACCACACCGTGGAGGACACGGCGATCTGCATCGGCCAGGCACTGCGCGAGGCGCTCGGTGACAAGGCCGGGATCGCCCGCTTCGGTGACGCCCTGGTGCCGTTGGACGAGACCCTGGCCCGCGCTGTGGTGGACATCTCCGGCCGGCCCTACCTGGTGCACGAGGGGGAGCCTGCCGGGCAGGAGTACCACCTGATCGGCGGACACTTCACCGGTGCGCTGACCCGGCACGTGTTCGAGTCGATCGCCTTCCACGCCGGGATCTGCCTGCACGTGCACCTGCTCTCCGGCCGGGACCCCCACCACATCGCCGAAGCGCAGTTCAAGGCACTGGCCAGAGCGCTGCGCGCCGCGGTGGCTCGTGACCCTCGGGTGAGCGGAGTGCCCTCCACCAAGGGTGCACTGTGA
- a CDS encoding histidinol-phosphate transaminase: protein MPERCAPSLPLRADLVGEQPYGAPQLDVPHLLNVNENPYPPPAEVVADIAAAVTEAAGTLNRYPDREFRDLRADLAAYLTAESAATGLTTDHLWAANGSNEVMLHLLLAFGGPGRTVMSFAPTYSMYPEYARDSLTTWKAGTRRADFSVDVAEAIEQIRTERPSVVLLASPNNPTGTALDSADVRALAEATADSGPDGGATVLVIDEAYAEFRREGRPSAVTLLGEFAHLAVARTMSKAFALAGARLGYLAAAPELVDWLRVVRLPYHLSAVTQAVARAALRHTGVLQAQVAELRVRRDETVTWLRERGLEVADSDANFILFGRYPDRHEVWQGLLDRGVLIRETGPQGYLRVSIGTREDMAAFRGALEEVTGR, encoded by the coding sequence GTGCCTGAACGCTGTGCCCCCTCTTTGCCGCTGCGCGCTGATCTCGTCGGTGAGCAGCCCTACGGTGCACCCCAGCTGGACGTACCGCACCTGCTGAACGTGAACGAGAACCCGTACCCGCCCCCAGCCGAGGTAGTCGCGGACATCGCTGCCGCCGTCACCGAGGCGGCCGGCACGCTGAACCGGTACCCGGACCGTGAGTTCCGTGACCTGCGCGCGGACCTGGCCGCCTACCTGACCGCAGAGTCGGCGGCTACCGGGCTGACCACCGACCACCTCTGGGCTGCGAACGGCTCGAACGAGGTGATGCTGCACCTGCTGCTCGCCTTCGGCGGCCCCGGGCGCACGGTGATGTCCTTCGCCCCCACCTACTCGATGTACCCCGAGTACGCCCGCGACTCCCTCACCACCTGGAAGGCCGGCACCCGGCGCGCGGACTTCAGCGTGGACGTGGCCGAGGCGATCGAGCAGATCCGTACCGAGCGGCCGTCGGTGGTACTGCTCGCCAGCCCGAACAACCCCACCGGCACTGCGCTGGACTCCGCCGATGTGCGCGCCCTCGCGGAGGCCACCGCTGATTCCGGGCCCGACGGCGGAGCAACAGTTCTCGTCATCGACGAGGCCTATGCGGAGTTCCGGCGGGAGGGGCGCCCGTCCGCAGTCACGCTGCTGGGCGAGTTCGCGCACCTGGCGGTGGCGCGCACCATGTCCAAGGCGTTCGCCCTGGCGGGCGCCCGGCTGGGGTACCTGGCCGCTGCGCCGGAGCTGGTGGACTGGCTGCGGGTGGTCCGCCTGCCCTATCACCTCTCCGCAGTCACCCAGGCCGTGGCCCGGGCCGCGCTGCGGCACACCGGCGTGCTGCAGGCTCAGGTGGCCGAGCTGCGCGTCCGGCGGGACGAGACGGTGACCTGGTTGCGCGAGCGTGGCCTGGAGGTGGCCGACTCCGATGCCAACTTCATCCTGTTCGGCCGCTACCCCGACCGGCACGAGGTGTGGCAGGGTCTGCTCGACCGGGGCGTGCTGATCAGGGAGACTGGACCCCAGGGTTACCTGCGGGTCTCCATCGGGACCCGTGAGGACATGGCCGCATTCCGCGGCGCACTCGAGGAGGTGACTGGCCGGTGA
- a CDS encoding DUF952 domain-containing protein, which produces MDTLFHLADPDLWAAAVRTGRYTGSTKGRSLAEEGFVHCSFRSQLAGVAAALYSGTPALVLLEIDPELLGGAPLRVEAVPGSAHGFPHVYGPIPTAAVASATPVQVDEQGHIHDARIPGAG; this is translated from the coding sequence ATGGACACACTCTTCCACCTGGCCGACCCGGACCTCTGGGCCGCGGCCGTGCGCACCGGTCGCTACACCGGGTCCACGAAGGGCCGCAGCCTGGCCGAGGAAGGGTTCGTGCACTGCTCGTTCCGGTCCCAGCTGGCGGGGGTGGCCGCGGCTCTCTACTCCGGGACGCCGGCCCTGGTGCTGCTGGAGATCGACCCGGAGCTACTCGGCGGCGCGCCCCTCCGGGTGGAGGCGGTGCCGGGCAGCGCGCACGGGTTCCCGCATGTCTACGGGCCGATCCCGACGGCGGCTGTCGCCTCGGCGACACCGGTGCAGGTGGACGAGCAGGGTCACATCCACGACGCGCGGATCCCTGGCGCGGGGTGA
- the hisH gene encoding imidazole glycerol phosphate synthase subunit HisH: MTGPEVVVLDYGSGNVRSAVRALERVGAQVQLTADPEAVAAADGLFVPGVGAFASVMAGLSGVGGPRMIERRLAGGRPVLGVCVGLQVMFSTGVEHGTPAAGLDQWPGVVDRLRADVVPHMGWSTVAPPAGSALFAGVEDQRFYFVHSYAAHTAPDYAQVTWSSHGESTFVAAVENGPLCATQFHPEKSGDAGAELLRNWLHTL, translated from the coding sequence GTGACCGGTCCGGAGGTCGTCGTCCTGGACTACGGGTCCGGGAACGTGCGCTCCGCTGTCCGCGCCCTGGAACGCGTCGGGGCACAGGTGCAGCTGACCGCAGACCCCGAAGCCGTGGCCGCTGCGGACGGGCTGTTCGTCCCGGGTGTGGGGGCGTTCGCCTCGGTGATGGCTGGGCTGAGCGGCGTCGGCGGGCCGCGGATGATCGAGCGCCGGCTGGCCGGCGGGCGCCCGGTCCTCGGCGTCTGCGTCGGCCTGCAGGTGATGTTCAGCACCGGGGTAGAACATGGCACGCCGGCCGCCGGTCTGGACCAGTGGCCCGGAGTGGTGGACCGGCTGCGCGCCGACGTGGTGCCGCACATGGGCTGGTCCACGGTGGCCCCGCCGGCCGGTAGTGCCTTGTTCGCCGGGGTCGAGGACCAGCGGTTCTACTTCGTGCACTCCTATGCCGCGCACACTGCTCCCGACTACGCCCAGGTGACCTGGAGCAGCCACGGCGAGAGCACCTTCGTGGCCGCAGTGGAGAACGGTCCGTTGTGCGCCACCCAGTTCCACCCGGAGAAGTCCGGTGACGCGGGCGCGGAGCTGCTGCGGAACTGGCTGCACACGCTCTGA
- the infC gene encoding translation initiation factor IF-3, whose product MPEVRLVGPNGEQVGIVRVEDALRLAQEADLDLVEVAPEAKPPVAKLMDYGKFKYESDMKARDARRKQAHTTLKEIRFRLKIDPHDYGTKKGHVERFLKGGDKVKVMIMFRGREQSRPEMGMRLLERLADDVAELGHVESVPRQDGRNMTMVLGPNKKK is encoded by the coding sequence GTGCCAGAGGTCCGTCTTGTCGGCCCGAACGGTGAGCAGGTAGGCATCGTCCGAGTCGAGGACGCACTGCGTCTGGCCCAGGAGGCAGATCTCGACCTGGTCGAGGTGGCCCCCGAGGCGAAGCCGCCCGTGGCCAAGCTCATGGACTACGGAAAGTTCAAGTACGAGTCCGATATGAAGGCTCGTGACGCGCGGCGCAAGCAGGCGCACACGACCCTCAAGGAGATCCGGTTCCGGCTCAAGATCGACCCGCACGACTACGGCACCAAGAAGGGGCACGTCGAGCGGTTCCTCAAGGGCGGGGACAAGGTGAAGGTGATGATCATGTTCCGCGGCCGGGAGCAGTCCCGACCGGAGATGGGCATGCGCCTGCTGGAGCGCCTCGCCGATGACGTGGCCGAGCTGGGGCACGTGGAGAGCGTGCCGCGCCAGGACGGTCGGAACATGACCATGGTGCTCGGACCGAACAAGAAGAAGTAA
- a CDS encoding VOC family protein, whose translation MITGIGTAMLYVSDQEESLRFYRDLLGFTVVTDQEMGPGMRWVEVAPPQGSATIALHDAAAEGKAPGEGAYLTFACDDVAATVAELRRRGAVVSDPDEQPWGTFATVQGPDGHQVQFHRK comes from the coding sequence ATGATCACCGGAATCGGCACCGCGATGCTGTATGTGTCCGACCAGGAGGAGTCGCTGCGGTTCTACCGGGACCTGCTCGGGTTCACCGTGGTGACCGATCAGGAGATGGGCCCAGGAATGCGCTGGGTGGAGGTGGCACCCCCGCAGGGGAGTGCCACGATCGCGCTGCACGATGCCGCAGCCGAGGGTAAGGCCCCGGGCGAGGGGGCGTACCTGACGTTCGCCTGCGATGACGTGGCGGCCACAGTGGCCGAGCTCCGCCGCCGCGGCGCGGTGGTCTCCGATCCCGACGAACAGCCGTGGGGGACGTTCGCGACGGTCCAGGGGCCGGACGGGCACCAGGTGCAGTTCCACCGCAAGTGA